The sequence below is a genomic window from Perognathus longimembris pacificus isolate PPM17 unplaced genomic scaffold, ASM2315922v1 HiC_scaffold_5293, whole genome shotgun sequence.
CCCCACACGGCTGTTGagaaggcctggggtgggggcggccgGGTGCCTggacccccccgacccccccgccccgccccgcccgggcctcCGGGGCATTAATGGCGCGGAGGCGGCTCATTTCCTGTGGCCCGAGCCGGGTCCAGCCACGCCGCTCGGGGGGCTGCCCTATCTCAGGAAGCCccgggcgccccccgcccccccaggcggcagccaggcccaggcccccccccgTGCCTCCCAGGGCGAGGGAGCGTGGCCGAGCTGGGGTCCCCCAGGACCTGTGGAAGCCCCAAGTGCAcctgggggggggcagccggCTGCAGAAAGGCAGGGGCGGGCGGGGAAGGGGAGAGGCGGACGGGGGCCCCGCTGGACGGGCGCCGCAGCCCCCCAACCCAACCCTCGGCTCGGAGCTCTGCTCCCAGACCACCAAGGCCCTGCGTGGACCCCgctccccccagccctccccctcctcacacacagccctccccctgccctccccccagccctccccctccctcacacACAGCCCTCCCCTCCTCACACACAGAGGGCAGCCTctgcgctccccccaccccactgggCCCTCCTCTGTGGGGTGCAGGGTGGTCGCCCCCACTAGCACTCCACTTCAGCTGAAGCTGCATGAGGCATCTGGAAAAGTctagactttttattttctattttcagagAGGAAACCGTCACAGCTTCCAGACAAAGATTCACCTGCAGCCAGGGACCCCAGgacagccctgggggagggggcgccccagCCAAGgacagccctgggggagggggcgccccagCCAAGAcagccctggggagggggcgccccggccaggacccaggacagccctggggaggggcgccccagccaggacccaggacagCCCTGGAGGAGGGGGCGCCCCAGCCAAgacagccctgggggagggggcgccccagCCAAgacagccctgggggagggggcgccccggccaggacccaggacagccctgggggagggggcgccccagccaggacccaggacagccctggggagggggcgccccagccaggacccaggacagCCCTGGGGAGGGGTgcgccccagccaggacccaggacaagccctggaggagggggcgccccagccaggacccaggacagccctggggggagggggcatcctggccaggacccaggacagccctgggggagggggcgcccccagccaggacccagggacagccctgggggagggggcgtccggccaggacccaggacagcctggggggagggggcgccccagCCAGGACTCAGgacagccctgggggaggggggttcccGGCCAGGACCCAAGACAGCCCTGGGGGGCGGGGTTGAGCAAGGACCCTGGGCGCACTGACCCCTCGAAGGGCACAGGCCTCCGGAAGAGCGCAGCCTAGGAGGGTCCCCCCGGAGAAGACAGGCGGGGAGCAAGGCTGCGCCCCACCGCGGGTCAGGGTTAGGGGACGCGCTACctcacgtcccccctcccccccccccccccagctacccTCCCCTGCCTCACAAGCAAGAAAGGAGGACCAGGGCTCTGGGAGCTTCACCACCCTGTTTGGGATCCGCCCCACACGctaccccagccccccacgctACCCCAGCCCCCACGctaccccagccccccacgctACCCCAGCCACCCACGCTACCCCAGCCACCCACGctaccccagccccccacgctACCCCAGCCACCCACGCTACCCCAGCCCACAACGctaccccagccccccacgctaccccagccccccacgctgTACCCCAGCCCCACACGctaccccagccccccacgctaccccagccccccacgctaccccagccccccacgctACCCAGCCCCCCACGCTACCCCAGCCCTAACGctaccccagccccccacgctaccccagccccccacgctaccccagccccctgcccagtgCTACCCAGCCCCACAcgctccccagcccctgcccagtgcTACCCCAGCCCCACACGctaccccagccccctgcccagtgCTACCCCAGCCCCACACGCTTACCCCAGCCCCACACGCTACCCCAGCCCCACACGctaccccagccccccacgctaccccagccccctgcccagtgCTACCCCAGCCCCACACGCTACCCCCAGCCCCACCGCtacccccagccccctgcccagggctaccccagccccctgcccagtgctacccagccccctgcccagtgctaccccagccccctgcccagtgctaccccagccccctgcccagggctacccccagccccacacgctaccccagccccctgcccagtgCTACCCCTGCCCCACACGCtacccccagccccctgcccagggctAGCCCAGCCCCACACGCTACTCCAGCCCCCTGCCAGTGctaccccagcccccagcccagggctaccccagcccctgcccagggctaccccagccccctgcccagggctACCCCAGCCCCACACGctaccccagccccctgcccagtgctaccccagccccctgcccaggctaccccagccccctgcccagggctACCCCAGCCCCACACGctaccccagccccctgcccagtgctaaccccagccccctgcccagggctAGCCCAGCCCCACACGCTACTCCAGCCCCCTGCCCAGTGctaccccagccccctgcccagggctACCCCAGCCCGTCAAAGCTCGGCCGAGAGCCGGGTCGGGGGCAGGAGCGCCCAGGCTTGGGGCTGCGGTGGGGTCAGGGCGCCCGTCGCTCCCGCGGGGAGGTGGGCACGGAGCCGAGGGGCTGCCCGTGGGGCCTGGCCAGTGTGtgtcggagggggggggggggttgatccCGGAGACTCTCCCCCGGGAGTGGGGGGGCGGGCGGCACCTCTCCGCGGGCCTCAGGGCCCAGCCCCCCTGCTTCCGGCCTCAGCCCGAGgactggggcgggcggggggggggagcgggtcctgagcgggggcggggggggagcgggtcctgagcgggggggggggggagcgggtcctgagcgggcggggggggggggagcgggtcctgagcggggcggggggggggagcgggtcctGAGCGGGGCGGCCGCCCTCCCCGACGGCGGACCCCGCCCGCTCCCAGGCCGCTTCCTGGCCGGCGGGGAGGCCGCGGGGCCGAGGGCCCCGGTTCCAGCCCCGCCTCGGCTgccggcgcccggccccgcgTGGGGAGGGAGCGGCCGAGGCCTGCGGACGCCCGGCCCGGTGGGGAGGGAGCGGCGAGGCCAGCGGACGCccggccggggtggggagggagcggcGAGGCCTGCGGACGCCCGGCCCGCGTGGGGAGGGAGCGGCGAGGCCTGCGGACGCccggccggggtgggggagggagcggCGAGGCCTGCGGGACGCCCGGCCGGGGCGGTGCTGCCCGCCGCCCACCTtccagcccgccctccccccgcgccctcccccggaccccggcccgccccgcgcgccctcccccggaccccggcccgccccgcgcgccctcccccggaccccggcccgccccgcgcgccctcccccggaccccggcccgcccccgcgcctcccccggaccccggcccgccccccgcgccctccccgccccccggcccgccccccgcgccctcccccgccccccggcccgccccccgcgccctccccccgcgccctccccccccgcgccctcccccgggTTCGGAGCCGGCGGCGGGTCCCGGCGGGGCAGGGGCCGTGGGGCGGCCGCCTGGGCGTCGGCGCGGGGCGCTCGCCTTCACCCGCACACCGCCAAGTCCTCCCCGGGCTCCCGCACCGGCGCCGGCGCGGCGGTctcgggccgccccccccccccgccccgcgcggccccgccgctcctgcgcacgcgcgcgcatgcTCGCGCCGAGGCTCCTCTAGTACGGGCTGCCCGGGCCGCCCCGGCAGCCGGCTCGTTGGTCTAGGGGGTATGATTCTCGGTTTGGGTCCGAGAGGTCCCGGGTTCAAATCCCGGACGAGCCCTTTTTGGCTCCGGCGCGGACCACTCCGTCGTCCGTGGTGGTGGAGCGCGGCCGCCGGAGGAGCCGGGGCCGCGGTGGGAAGCCGctccgcggggcgcgcgggcgctGGGGGACCCGGCCTCCGGGAAAGAGAGGCGGGCGGCGCGGAGCCTGAGTCTAGAGAAGCGAGAAAAGAAGGGCTCGTCGGGATTTGAACCCGGGACCTCTCGCACCCTAAGCGAGAATCATACCCCTAGACCAACGAGCCGCCGGCCACCGGCGCGCTCAGTTCGCTTTCTAAGTGGAGGCCCTGAGCCCGCGCCTGCGCAGTCGGCGCAGCCCAGCCCGCTCTGGAcccgcccccgccaggccccgccccccgccgggccccgcccccgccaggccccgcccccgcccggctccGGAGCCGCTGGCTCGGCGGGACCCGTCCCTTCCCGTCCGTCCCGTCCGTCCCCCGCCGCCCCGTTCGTCCGTCCGTCCCGCTGGGCTCCCGGAGCGCCGGGCGGTGCGGGCGGCCGCTCAGCCAGGCGTTAGGGGGTCGGGGGGCCGCGAGATCTCAGCCACCGCCCGGGgtcgggggccggggtcgggATCGGGGTCGAGGGGGCGGGGTCGGGTCAGGGTCGGGATCGCGGTCGGGTCGGGATCCGGGTCGGGGGGGTCGGGGTCGGGTCAGGGTCGGGGGGGGTCGGGTCGGGGTCGGGTCGGGGGATCGGGGGGTCGGGGATGAGGAGATCGGGGGTCGGGGTCGGGTCGGGGGTCGGGGGGTCGGGTCGGGATCGGGGGGTCGGGTCGGGATGGGGGGTCGGGGTGGGGATCCGGGTCGGGGGGTCGGGGTCGGGTCGGGATGGGGGGTCGGGGTGGGGATCCGGGTCGGGGGGTCGGGGTCGGGTCGGGATgggggggtcggggtggggaTCCGGGTCGGGGTGGGGATCCGGGTCGGGGGATCGGGGGTCGGGGGGTCGGGGTCGGGTCGGGATGGGGGGTCGGGGTGGGATCCGGGTCGGGGGATCGGGGGTCGGGGGGGTCGGGGTCGGGTCGGGATGGGGGGTCGGGGTGGGGATCCGGGTCGGGGGAtggggggtcggggtcggggtcggggggtCGGGGGTCGGGGATCGGTCCGGTCAGGCGCCCGGGGACTCACCGGTTGCGCCCTCGGGGAGCCCCGGcccggcgcccccctccccgaCCCCCGGCCCGGGGCGCCGCCCTCGCTCGCTGGCTCGGCGGGCGGTGGACGCGGGGGCGCCGGCCCGGGGCTCCCGACGGTTTCCGTTACCCGCCCGTCCCCGCCGcgcgcggccccgcgccccgcaccctgCGCGCGGCCCGGCGACCGGACCGGGAAACTGAGCCCGGGGCTGCGGCGGCCgcgctcccgggggggggggggcggggggcgcggcggggcggggctcggtcGGCCCGGGGGGGACCtgtggggggggtcggggggggagCGCGGCGGCGCCGGTCGGTGGGGGGGGCCggtggggtgcggggcggggccggtcggtggggggggggtcggtggggggggccggtgggggggggcggggggcggggcggggccggtcggggcgcggggggcggggaccctgtgggggggggggggggcgggggggggggggggcgcggcggcgCCGGTCGGTGGGGGGGGCCGGTGGGGTGCGCGCGGCGGGGCCGGTcggtgggggggggccgggggtgcgAGGCGGCGCCGGTCGGTCCCCCCAACCGGCCGTCTGGGCACCGAGGCTCCGGAGCCCGCAGCCGCGTCCCCCTGGCGCCCGCCGGGCCCCGTGACTCAGGCCCCCCGCCGATCCCCGCCCCGGGCGGCCGCTCCTCCTGGCCCGGCCCGGACGCCTGGACGCCCCGACCTTCCGCCCTCGGAGGGGCCGCCGCCTGCGCCCCGCGTTCCCACAGGGGCCCCGACCTCCCCCTGCTGCAGGCTCCCAGCCTCTCCATTCCCCCCACTagcctggcccctggccctggcccccgGTCCCTCGGCCCCCcatccccccggccccccagcaccctgtccccctgtcccccgGTTCcctcggccccccggccccccattTCCCCGGCCCCCCATTCCCCGGCCCCCCAGCACCCTGGCCCCCTGTCCCCCGGTTCcctcggccccccggccccccaaccccccgccccccagcacccTGGCCCCCTGTCCCCTTGCCCCATTTCCCTGTCCCCTGTTCCCCGGTGCCTGGTCCCTGTCTGCTGTCCCCCTGTGCCCCTGTGCCCCTGGCCCCCGGCTCCTGGCcccctgtccccctgtcccccccccgtgcctggccccccagccccctgcccctgtccccctgtccgccccggcccctgccccgcTGCACCCGTCTGCGGCTCCCAGGGGTCGTGGGCCGGCGGTGGTGACCTTGAGAAGGGCTGTTGAATGACGGGCATTTTGTCTTTCTGGAAAAGCTGAGGCCAGGGGAACAGCTCACGGCCGCACACACCGGTGTGAGTCAGGCCCAAGGCGCGGCGCGCGTCCTGGGCCCAATGCGCCCGCGGCCCAGAGCCCCGGCGATGAGCTCACTAGACAGAGGGGCGGCGGGGCAGGAGGGGCCCGTGGGTGAGGCGGCCGTTCTCACCCGAGGGGCCGGGGCCCTGGAGGTCTCCGTGCCGAGCAAGGAGGCTCTGGAAAGGCTAGTGCAAAGGTCAGAGCAGCGACAGGGACCCCCCGGGGGGGTGCCCGGCGTGTGACCCCCAAACGTGCAGAGAGAGAGGCGGCTTGCAGGTGTGCGGGGGGCAGGGACACCCCTCGGCCCGGCGGTGGCTGGGGGCCAGTCCTCCCGGGCCCGGGCGGCTCGGCCCCTCGAGCGCATGGCCTGCAGGCGTGTTCGGGTCCCCGGGCCGGGCTGGCTGCCCTCGGGGGAGCCCTGGAGCCTGCGCAGATGCGGGGCCCTGATGGATACCACGCGCCCGAAGGCGGCTGGAGGAGCGCCCAGACCCGGCCCCGCGGAGGCTCGGAGAGACTTGGCTCCagagcggggaggggaggccaggggagaagaggaagaagaggcctCCTTCCCAGCCAGAGCCCCTGGGGGGACGGGCTGACGGATCCCGGCGGGGGCAGGTGCCGGCCCAGAGCCCCTGGGGGGACGGGGCTGACGGATCCCGGCGGGGGCAGGTGCCGGCCCGGGAGagccagagaggagggaagaggacagAATGCAGGGGCGAGGGAggagggccgggggcgggggagggagccccGGCCTGTTGGTggttcttcttcttcgtctttttTTATAGAGAGCCACACGCTGAGATCAAAGGTGATATTTTTACAGCAACTGAAATAGAAACCCACTGGACACGCGGTGGGAGGCGAGCGGCGGACACAGGCCGCTTTGTGCAGGCTGCCACAGCGAGCAGCCGGGACGCGGGACGGGGTGAGCTTCCCGACTCGGGGTGCCGGGGGAGGAGGACGGCCGCGGAGCTCGTCAGCCCCCGGGGCCACCCCGGTCACCGTCGGGGGGTGCGACGTTGTTCCGGGCTCCGTGCGCACAGCCGTGTCTTCCACACAGAGCCCCGTGGAGCGACTGTTTTTGCTCTCTTCTGTTTGCTGGTGGGTAGTGGtagtcgtgggtcttgaactcagggcctgggcgctgcctctgagcgtgtgtgctcgaggctagtgtttttccacttgagccacggctctgctTGCGGTTTTCTGGCGGCTACTTGGAGGTGAAGAGTCtccagggctttcctgcccagggagaGGAAGCACGGTGGCCCTGGGTCCCAGTGTCCCGGGCGGCTAGGACTGCAGGCGTGCGTCGCCACTTGTTCTATAGAAGGAGAAACCCAGGCTGCACGGGGCGAGTTCGGGGCGGGATGCCAGGGCCGCGCTCGTCCGAGCTCCTTCCTGCTCCCCGACCTCTCGCCCCCCGAGTTAGCCGCGCTCACCGGCCCCGCTGCCGTCACGGGGGCCCGTGCCCGGGAACACGCTCGAATCTACATTGTCAGGTCTCGCGCGACCCCACCCGGTCAGCGGAGCCGGGGGGCCTGCGGGCGAGCGGGGTGCCGTCCGCGGGGCGCCAGCAAGTTCTGCAGGCCGTTTGGGGGCCCTCCCAGAGCGAGGTGCGCGGCCGGGCGGCCTCCGGGTCCACGTCTGTACTCTGGGGCAAGGCCACGCCGCGGTGAGCCCTGAGCCGGGCATCCACCCGGCGATGGCGCCCACAGCCGCTCCCTCTACCGCCCGACGAGGTGAGAAAGCAGGACCgacggcccccgcccgcccgcccgcgaggAGCCGGCATCTGAAGGGCAAAGGCTCGCTAGCCAGCTACAGGGCGGCGCCCGGGGAAGGCGCCCGGAGCCCGCCCGGCTCCCAGGCCCCGGGTGCGCGCGGGGCTCCGCGGAGGACGGGACGGCGGGGGCCGTCACTTGGGACCTCACCTGGGCTTGGGTGatgcccccccctcccgcccctgggCAAACGGGAGCCGGGCCAGCCAGccacgccctcctcctcctcagggaGGCTGGCTCTGGTGACGGGGTGGGTGGCTGTCCCAAGCACAGCGTGCGTGGCGTGCGTGGCTTGGCCTCAcccggtggcggtggtggtggcggtggctgtggcggtggcggtggcgcaGGCCTGTCTCCTGTCGCTGTCTCCCGTCTCCCGtctcccgcctcccgcctcccgtCTCCCGTCTCCCGTCTCCCGCCTCCCGTCTCCCGTCTCCCGCCTCCCGTCTCCCGTCTCCCGTCTCCCGtctcccgcctcccgcctcccgtCTCCCGTCTCCCGTCTCCCGTCTCCCGCCTCCCGTCTCCCGCCTCCCGTCTCCCGCCTCCCGTCTCCCGCCTCCCGTCTCCGAGGGGCGGCATCCCGGTGGACCGGCCACGGCACTGTTTGCCGAGCTGCGGCCTTGGGCTCCTTTGCCTCCGTGGCAGCCTTCCTGAGAAAGGCCTCTATTTATAAGCCGGGCACGGCCGGGACGGCCCTGGATTCCAGACCATCTCTAATCATGCAACGTATCGCCTTCAAAtacaaaatcagttacagaaCTCTAACAAGTTGAGAAAATTCAGACAATTGTCAAAGCGAACCTACCTTTTGGTTTGGCAGAGAAATTTCCACTGCCTTCCCCCACCTTCTggctcccctaccccccccccccacctaaacCACCTTCCCTGATTCCAGCCCACAGCTGCCCAGATTCTGGAAAGGCCTGGAGTTTCTTCCAGAACAACAGAGCTTCCTCTGGAATGGAACTCTTTTAAGTGCAGGATCTCAGAAAGCCTCCAGCCCTGCCTCGTCTTCAGATGGGCTGTGTGACCTACATGACCTTGGCCAGCCCTCGCTGACGTCAGGTTTTCCTCCGCAAGTGAAGATTGGGACCTGACTAAGTCGTTTCAGCCATCCTTGGGCTACGAGCATCACTCGGGCAgaagccttccctccctctctgcctctctctgcctctctctgtctctcttccctccctctctgcctccctctctgcctctctctgtctctcttccctccctctctgcgtctctctgcctctctctgtctctcttccctccctctctgcctctgcctctctctgtctctcttccctccctctctgctccctctctgcctctctctgcctctctctgcctctcttccctccgcctctgcctctctctgcctctctctttcggtgatggctgtggggcttgaactcgggtcctgggtgctgtccctgcactcttttgctcaggctggctctcatcgctttgagccacagcgccacttccagtgtttgcgtggttagagataagagtctctcggggaCTTTtccgccccagctggctttgaaccacggacCTCAGAACTGAGCGTCctgcgtagctagaattacaggcacgcgCCACCCGCGCCTGGCTTCTCTAAGCTTACAGACTTCACAGtgagcggccgggccgggccgggcagagCTCGGTTGCCGCCTGGCTGTGCAGGTGTCCGCAGGTGGGTCCCCTCACGTCCCCGGGGCCCCCGTCTTCATGGCCGAGCCAGAGGGCTCCGCGCCGTGCGTCCCCCATGTGCTCAGGGCCACGGGGTAGAGGCCCGGGGCTTTGGACCGCAGCACAAGGTCCACCTCTGGTGCTGGTCCGAGTTCAAACCTCGGTGTACACAcaacaggcacgcacacacacacgcacacaccgcgcacacacacgcacacacactcaatgGGGGATTAGAAACTCCCCCTGTACAACTAATATGTGGTGGTTTTTAAAGTCTTAGCAAGGCGGCTGACTGGGCAGGGCTGGTGTTCTTGTGCTGACAGGCTTTCACACTCGGGCGGAGGCCCTTCTGATGGCTGGGTACCCCCAGTTCTGGCTCCCCAGGGGTCTCACAACAGTGATATCCATGCCAAAGCCAAGTCATCCGGTCCGGCTGAGCTTCTGAGGGGCCCCAAGCAAGGCTAGAGACGGGAAGCAAGGACAGGCACCAGGCCCTTCCTGAAGGGACCCCGGGTCTGTAGACGAGAACAGAAGTGTGTAGGGCGCCAGGAACCGATTTCCTTCAggacttcttccttctcttccttccctgtaCGAGAAAGAACAAAGGAGCCAGGTACCCAGTGAGCTgaggcctgccatcctagctactcaggaggctgagatctgaggattgcggttcacagccagcccacacaggaaagtccacgggCCCCTGACGTACaaccaactaccaaaaagccagaagtggggctgtggctcaactgggagagcaataactttgagcacaaaagctcggggacaatgcccagaccttgagttcaaagccccgtGACCAGCACACACGCCCtccaaaaacaaagagaaaacaaagagtgCAACGCAGGCACAGGGCCCCGACAGCCCCGGGACCCGGGACGTGACTCAGGCCTTTGCGCTCAGCGCGACACGGGGGCTCTCACGCCCAGCTCACACCCAGCCGGGTCTCGGGGCAGGCACAGGGACGGGGAAacaatcacacacacaatcaagagcCTTTGCCACGGAAGGAAGAGCACCCAGCGCTCTGCGTAGCTtactgggggcaggggcagggtgcCGTCTTTGCAGGGGCTGGTTTTGCGGGTGTGTAGGAAGCACGGAAGGCTACGGGAAGGTGTCAGGTGTGACATAAACCAGTACACCCCAAGCTG
It includes:
- the LOC125345095 gene encoding basic proline-rich protein-like, with product MPPLGDGRRETGGGRREAGDGRRETGDGRRETGGGRRETGDGRRETGGGRRETGGGRRETGDGRREAGDGRRETATGDRPAPPPPPQPPPPPPPPDTAVRTEPGTTSHPPTVTGVAPGADELRGRPPPPAPRVGKLTPSRVPAARCGSLHKAACVRRSPPTACPPVPPGALAGKEASSSSSPLASPPRSGAKSLRASAGPGLGAPPAAFGRVVSIRAPHLRRLQGSPEGSQPGPGTRTRLQAMRSRGRAARAREDWPPATAGPRGVPAPRTPASRLSLCTFGGHTPGTPPGGPCRCSDLCTSLSRASLLGTETSRAPAPRGAGRGAARGGDGRVTETVGSPGPAPPRPPPAEPASEGGAPGRGSGRGAPGRGSPRAQPVSPRAPDRTDPRPPTPRPRPRPPIPRPGSPPRPPIPTRPRPPRPPIPRPGSHPDPPSRPDPDPPTPDPPTRIPTPTRIPTPTPPSRPDPDPPTRIPTPTPHPDPTPTPRPGSPPRPPIPTRPPDPDPTPRPPTRPRPPISSSPTPRSPDPTPTRPPPTLTRPRPPRPGSRPDRDPDPDPTPPPRPRSRPRPPTPGGG